A single genomic interval of Zingiber officinale cultivar Zhangliang chromosome 4A, Zo_v1.1, whole genome shotgun sequence harbors:
- the LOC121972856 gene encoding uncharacterized protein LOC121972856 has product MDIPAVSSEVLVNAFTQGLVEGEFFRSLIRRPPKDFAHLQRKATEYINVEEAQATRRKEAPAEPQLAADRRRPSNHQPPTVPRTAGSQSYPEQRMHAVHMEVAQLKKGKKWTPMFCKFHQSGTHNTWECRGDPNVHRPAPKEYRRRSPTPDRQPERRIDRKTEGRRAHEPREHHPRERNPTHASADQNRHSVREEENRRNTSRGEIGMISGGPTWGDSNRARKGHARQLTIYVVGYSKEKAEGPEINFGSKDLEGIEIPHDDALIIKTVIVNYTIRQTFIGTGSSVNIIFKQAFDLLQIDRAELLPMATPLYGFTGNEVSPIWQTRLVVSLGEEPLIRTRTTNFIVVDAPSPYNVILG; this is encoded by the coding sequence ATGGACATACCAGCAGTCTCATCAGAAGTGCTGGTAAACGCTTTCACTCAAGGGCTCGTAGAGGGTGAGTTCTTCCGATCCCTCATCCGCAGACCCCCGAAAGATTTCGCTCATCTCCAAAGGAAGGCCAcggagtacatcaacgtggaagaagcacaagcgacCCGAAGGAAAGAGGCGCCTGCCGAGCCTCAACTAGCGGCCGATCGGAGGAGACCAAGCAACCACCAGCCTCCGACCGTTCCCAGGACCGCGGGGTCGCAATCGTATCCCGAGCAGAGAATGCATGCAGTCCATATGGAGGTCGCCCAACTCAAGAAGGGCAAAaagtggaccccgatgttctgtaaGTTCCATCAATCAGGGACGCACAACACGTGGGAGTGCCGAGGCGACCCTAATGTGCATCGGCCCGCGCCAAAGGAGTATAGACGTCGGTCGCCTACGCCGGATCGGCAGCCCGAGCGCCGAATCGACCGAAAAACTGAGGGTCGAAGGGCTCACGAGCCACGGGAGCATCATCCCCGAGAAAGAAACCCTACTCACGCCTCAGCCGATCAGAACAGACATTCAGTGCGAGAAGAGGAGAACAGAAGGAACACTTCCCGTGGAGAAATTGGGATGATCTCAGGTGGCCCGACCtggggagattccaaccgagcccggAAGGGCCACGCGAGGCAGCTGACCATATACGTGGTAGGGTACAGCAAGGAGAAGGCAGAGGGGCCCGAGATCAATTTTGGCTCTAAGGACTTGGAGGGGATCgagatccctcatgatgacgCACTGATCATCAAGACGGTGATCGTAAATTATACCATTCGCCAGACTTTCATCGGCACAGGAAGCtcggtaaatattattttcaaacaaGCATTTGATTTATTGCAGATTGATCGGGCTGAACTCCTACCCATGGCAACACCGCTGTACGGCTTCACCGGCAATGAAGTCTCGCCAATCTGGCAGACGAGGTTGGTCGTCTCGCTTGGAGAGGAGCCCCTGATTAGGACGCGCACCACGAATTTCATCGTGGTAGATGCGCCCTCACCGTACAACGTGATATTGGGCTGA